The DNA segment TCAACATTTAACATAATAGTTGAACAGGCGGAAGATGAAATCAGCGCGATTAACATGGCTGAAGGCGCTTGGTACGCTGGGGCTAGAGCTATGGTTTCAACCTCAGGAGGCGGATTCTCCCTCATGACAGAGGGGTTAAGCTTAGCTGGAATGATTGAAAGCCCCCTTGTAATTCATTTAGCCCAACGGCCTGGTCCGGCTACAGGACTCCCAACTAGAACTGAGCAGGCTGATTTAAACTTAGCCCTATACGCTGGCCATGGTGAATTCCCCAGAGCGGTTTTCACACCAGGATCGATTGAAGATGCTTTTTATCTAACACAAAAAGCCTTCAACCTAGCGGATAAGTTTCAAATACCCGTATTTGTTTTAACAGATCAGTATTTAATAGACTCATATTATGATATCCCTGAGCTTAACCTAAGTGAGCTAAATATTGAAAAACACGTGATCAAGACAAGCAGAGATTATAAAAGATACTTGCTCACCGCCAGCGGTGTCTCACCGCGCGGAATACCAGGTTACGGAGACGGCGTTGTAGTAGTTGACAGCGACGAGCATGATGAAGAAGGCCATATCACTGAGGACTTAGATCTTAGAACGAAAATGGTGGATAAACGCCTTAGAAAAATAAAACTAATAGAAAAAGAGACACTACCTCCTGAACTACACGGAGCTGAGCAATATAAATATTTACTAATAGGTTGGGGTTCAACATATAACTCTATTATAGAAGCTTTGAAAAATCTGAATAGAAAAGACGCAGCGCTACTATTTTTCAAACAAGCCTACCCTGTTCACAGCATAACCTCTAAATATCTTGAAAAAGCTGAGAAAATAATCTTTATCGAAAACAATGCTACATGCCAGTTCGGGAGACTAATCCAACAGGCAACCGGCTATAAAAGCGAAAACCGGATTCTAAAATATAATGGGTTACCCTTCACAGTAGAAGAGCTGGTTGAAAAAATTGAGGAGATAATAGGTGCATAGAAATGAAAGATAATCCCTTCGATATTAAAAACATAGATATAGCTTGGTGTCCTGGCTGCGGAAATTATAATATATTAAAAATACTTAAAGACACATTATTAGAGCTTGAAATAAAACCTGAAAAACTTGTTATCGTCTCAGGAATAGGTCAAGCAGCTAAAACCCCACACTATCTAAAAGCGAATGTATTTAATGGTTTACACGGGAGAGCCCTCCCCGCGGCTACAGCTATAAAAGCAGTGAATCCAACTCTCACGGTGATCGCTGAAAGCGGAGACGGCGACATGTATGGAGAGGGGGGTAATCACTTTATTCACACGATTAGAAGAAACCCGGATATAACCAATATTGTACATAATAACATGGTTTATGGTTTAACAAAGGGCCAGGCTTCTCCAACCAGTTTAATAAATTTTAAAACACCTATTCAAGTTGAAGGCGTATTCAACGAACCTTTTAACCCACTAGCAGTAGCCATAGCATTAGACGCTTCCTTCGTAGCGCGAGTCTTCGCAGGAGACTATGAAGATACTAAAAAAATAATAAAAAAAGCTATAAAACATAAAGGATACGCGCTCATAGATGTTTTTCAACCATGTGTAACATACAATAAGCTAAATACATACCAATGGTTTAAAGAAAACACATACTATCTTGACGAATCACATGACGTCTACAATAGAGTAGAAGCTTTCAAGAAAGCTATTGAAAAAGGCAAGTACCCTCTTGGAATATTTTATATTAATCCTGATAAGAAGCCGTTTGAAGAAAATCTAGCCCCCTATAAAAATAGCAGCATCCCTTTGGTAGAGAGAGAACTAGATAAAATTAAACTCATCGAACTTATTAAAAGTAAAAAGAACAGTTAAAAACTTTTAAACAGTAAAAATATTTAAACAGCCGTCAAAACTAAAAAGGAGATTTTATGAGCGATAACTGGGATAATGAGATAATTGAAGCGATGATGAGCCTCGACGAAGATTCTTTAATAAATAAAGTTGAATCAGCTTTATCCGGTGGAATTAGCCCGCTAGAAATATTGAGAAAAGCGATAACTAAAGGCATGCAGATAGTCGGTGAAAAATACGAGTCGGGGGAATTCTTTCTAATGCACTTAATGGCGATCGGGGAGGCTGTTAAAAACGTGATGGATAAACTGCTTCTACCCGCATTACAAAGAGAAGGAGTTAAAGAATCTGGAAGTGAAGGAACAGTAGTCATTGGAACAGTCGAAGGGGACATACACGATATAGGTAAAAATATCGTGGCCTCCATGCTTCTAACAGCTGGATTCGAGGTCATAGATCTAGGAAAAGACGTTAACTGTGATGTTTTTATTCAGAAAGCCATCGAAAAAAAAGCTGATATTATAGCAGCCTCCGCACTGTTGAGCACCACTATGATAGGACAGAAGAAACTAATAGAGGAACTTAAAAAAAGAAATATAAGAGATAGATTTAAAATTCTAATAGGAGGAGCACCCACATCCCCGGCTTGGGCTGAGGAGATCGGCGCGGACGGCTACGCTAAAGACGCTGTAGAAGCTGTTAAAGTAGCTAAACATCTGTTAAAAAAGGCGAGGGACATTGAAAAAAAAGTGTAGCGTAGTAAACTGTAGAAGAGAGGTTTCAGAAGGGGAGTATAAAATTATAGATGATAACGTGTTTTGCATTGAATGCGCGACATTATTTAACAAAAGAATTTTAAAAGAATTATTTAAGAGGGGATAAAATATCAGCTTCGAACTTTTATTCACAGGTAACGAGCTTTTAACAGGGAGTATACTCAACACAAACAGTCAATGGCTTTCTAAAAATATTACAAAACTCGGTGGAAGCGTTAAGAGAATATACACCATCGGAGACAGCGTAGAAGAGATCAGCGACATAATAAAATATATAATAAACCGTAGACCAGAGTACCTGATTATCTCAGGCGGATTAGGGCCAACATTCGACGATAAAACATTGCAAGGTTTAGCCGTCGCGTTAAATAAACGTCTAATAATAAATAAAACAGCTCTTGAAAGCGTTCAAGAAAAATATAGAAAGTTATACAGTAAAGGCTTAATTAAAACAGGGGTGCTTTTAAAATCTAGAATCAAAATGGCGGAGCTTCCTGAAGGAGCTGAACCTCTTGAAAACCCTGTTGGAACAGCCCCAGCTGTTAAAATAGAATATGAAAGTGTAAAAATATACTGTCTACCAGGAGTCCCAGAGGAGTTGAAAGCGATATTCGCGAAGCATATCGCGCCTCTCTTAAAAAAAGAATTAAACGGGATTAAATACTATGAGCGAAGTATTTCAGTCGAGGGCGTCGCTGAATCTGAGATCTCAGACGAAATTGAAATAATAATGAACGAGGTTAAACAAGTCTATATTAAATCACATCCGCAAGCCTATGAAGGCGGCTGCCGGCTCCGCATATGCTTATCAACTAAAGGGGATAGAAACGCTGTAAAAATATTAAAAAAAGCGAGTGAAATGGTAGAGGAAGCTGTTAAAAAATTAGGAGGCAGAGTTTTAGAAGGTGAAGATAGATGAAAGATGAAGAGTTCACAGCTATATTAAACTCTGAAAGCTCTAAAACCGGCAAAACAATTCAACAATTTTTAGAAGAGAGAGCCACTGAAGCCTCCTCGCTAAGCGAAGAAAATAAAGAGTTCTACTTAAATCTAGAAGAGTTTATTATGAGAGGGGGTAAAAGACTAAGACCCATCGCATTTATAATGGCGTATAAAGGCGTGAACGGCCGTTTAGATGATAAAATATACCTACCCTCCATCTCCATAGAGCTACTTCATAACGCAACATTAGTCCACGATGATATTATAGACCATGATACTATGAGGAGAGGGGGGCCGACTTTTCACACCAAGTACACACAGCTTTACACAGGGATAGCCTCAGACCCTGCGGATTTCGGTCTCTCAGTTGGGATACTAGGCGGAAACATATTATTCAATCTAGGTGTAGAGGCGATTCTCAAATCCGATTTTGAAAACGATAGGAAACTTAAGGCCTTAAAATTATACACCGACGGGTTTCGTGAAGTGGTAGAAGGTGTGTTTTTAGAGAGTGCAATGGTGATTCGGCGTTCATCTAGTGAAAAAGAGTATTTGACGATGATACGCTTAAAAACATCCTCGCTCTTTGAAAAAGGTATATTAATGGGGGCGACTTTAGCGGGCGCTAATGAAAAAATCATCGATGCTTTAAGCACTTATGCGATACGGACAGGGCAAGCTTTTCAAATCCAAGATGATATTCTAGGCGTTTTTGGCGTAGAAGAGGTTACGGGTAAACCGAGTGATTCCGATATAAAAGAGGGGAAAATGACACTTCTCAGAATAAAACTATTAGAAGTATGCAACCACAATGAAAGAGATAAAATTAACAAAATATATGGTAACAGAAACGCTTGTGAAAAAGACATAGAATATTTAAGAAAGCTCTTAATCGAGAAGAACGTGTTAGGGTACTGTCAAAAACTCTCAGCAACCCTCTCGGATGAAGCGATAAACAGTCTTGAACGAGTTAAAGGCGAGTTCACGAGTGATGCTATAGAGTTTTTTATTAAGCTCTCAGAGTTTGTAATAAATAGGAAAAAATAGCGCTGGGAGATAGATGGGGCGTTTATTTGTCAGAAAAGCAGACGGCGATACCGTGGAGTTAGAGTTTAAAAAGGGCGAAACAATACTTTCATGCCTTCAAAGAAACAGCGTATATTTAAACGCGGTTTGTAACGGTAAGGGAAAATGCTTAAAATGCAAAGTGAAACTGCAAGATGCAAAAAGTAGTGCAAGAGAATACGAGGGAAAAATGGTTTTAGCTTGCCAAACTAAGCTTGTCGAAGATACATGGATTGAAATACCTTTTTCAAGCAGTCTGCCCACGGTGAAGATGAAGCTAGGTTATGAACCTGACATCCCGATTAACTCGTCGATTAAAAAAATTAGTTTAAGAATATCATTAGATAATTTCAAAGAGAGGAGAAGAAACGAGATAAAAATTTTAGAGGAATTAAATAAGCACGGTTTAAATGTTATAGAATTTAATCCAAGCATAAAAGACACGCTACTCCCTTTGTTAAATGTATGTAAAGGTGATGTAACTGTTACAGTTAGAGGTAACCAAATAATACATTTAGAGAAAGGGGAGAACAGTGAAGCATATGGAGCGGCGGTTGACATAGGGACAACTCAAATATCAGTTTTCCTAGTAAATCTTCAAACAGGGTTTATTATAGATTTTATAAGCGAAGTGAATAAGCAAACAATGTTTGGAGGGGACGTAATCACTAGACTATCTTACATATTATCGAACCAAGATAATTTATCAAGATTACAGACTACAATATTAAATCAAATCCAAAACATTATAGAGAAACTTATAAAAAATAACCGAGTTAACCCTAATCATTTATATGAGATAGTTATCGTAGGGAATACGTTAATGACTCATATATTCTACGGCTTAGACCCTTCAGGTTTAGCGAAGTACCCCTATAAACCAGCTGAAACAGGTGCTAAAGAAATCAACGCCCGACATTATATTTCAAACATCAACTATTTAGCGAAAATATACACACCCCCTCCTATATCCGGATATATCGGACCGGATATAACAGCGGATCTTCTAAGCTCTGAAATGTACAAAACAAATAAGAATATTCTTCTAATGGATATAGGAACAAACACCGAGATTATTTTAAAATATAATAGAAAGTTTTACGGCTGCTCCACTCCTTCAGGTCCAGCTTTAGAAGGCGGACATATAAAATATGGGATGAGAGCGGAGAAAGGGGCGATAGAAGCAATTTACATAGATCCGGATACTTTGAAGATCGATTATAAAATAATTGGAGGCGGTGAACCGGAGGGGCTATGCGGTTCAGGGATAATCGACGCGATTGTTGAATTATTTAAAGTCGGTGCTGTGAAAAATGATGGAAGCATAAACGGTGACCATAAACTTGCAGCTAAATTAAACTCTGAAAAAGTTATTATAATCGCAACTAAACTTAACGGTGAAAAGATTACTTTAAGCCAGAGTGATATTAGAGAAATACAGAAAGCGAAGGCAGCTATCCAAGCCGGCTACAGCACCCTCCTAAAATATGTTAACACTGATTTAAATCAACTTGATGAAGTTATAATAGCTGGCTCCTTCGGGTTTCACATAAACCCGGATAGCGGAAGAGCTATCGGCGTGATTCCGCCTGTAGATGATTTAAAACTGAAATTTATGGGGAATTTAGCCGGCTCAGGGGCTCGAATACTATTAAAAAACGCGGATACCAGAAAAATATGTGAGAGAATAGTTGAAAGCGTAGAGTACGTGGAGTTAGGTACAATTAAATATTTCCAGGATATTTGGTTGAGATCTTTATATTTATCTAAAAATCAGGGAGGGTAGCCGTATTAAAGTTAAACTCTTATTCTTCGCATCTATTAGAGAAATAATAGGAGAAAGCGAGGTAGCAGTTGAGTTACCAGGAGCCAGATATAAACTTCAACAACTACTAGATTTAATAACTTCTACTAGATTAAAGAAAGCTCGTAAAATATTATTGGAGCAGATAAATAAAGGTAGAATTAAAATCGTAATTAACGGGAGACTTGTAAACAGCGCGCAGCTGAATGAATTTCAATTAGAAGACGGTGATCGAATCGTGTTTCTACCGCCTTTCGGCGGTGGGTGAACGTTAACTGAATTCTTTACACATGTAGGGGCCTAAAGGAGTGTAACCTAATCTTCTATAATATTCTCTGACACCTAACCCGCTGGTGACAAGGATTCTACTGCATTCAAACACTTCTTCAGCTAATAGTTCAGCTTCAGCGATTAGTGATTTACCGTAACCTCTATGCTGCCATTCATATAACGGCGGGCGGCCGACCTCTAACTCCGGTCCGAATATGTGAAGTTCTCTGATGAGAGCGGTTTTAGAAGTTTTAACTTCAGGTCTATACGCTTTCGAGGATGGAATTCTCATTCTTAAAAAACCTATTAGAATATCTTCAACTACATCCTCGTATGATAAGAAAATTTCAACCCCCTCAGAGGCTTCATATGAGTGAATTTTCAATTCTACTTGTTCTAGTTTAGGCTTCTTACCGTAACGGGTTAATTGATGGCCAACTTCACGATACCTTATCTCATTGGTTTTAATATTTAATTCGTCCATTCGATCAAGTAAGAGAGCCCTAAGATCGCTCTTCTTGTTTCCAGCTGTTATTAAACCTGCAGGAATATCTCGCTGAAATCTTTGAACACGCACCCACGGTGGGAGCATCTCCATAACTTTAAGTAAAAGTTCTATGAGCTGCTCGGTTGTATAAGGGTGATACTGATTATTTCTCCACATATTATAAAGCTCTGTGCCTTCTAAAACAAGGCATGGATAGATCTTCAACATGTCAGGTTTAAAACAATCATTCTCGAATAGTTCAATAAACATTTTCAAATCTCGTTCAAAGCTCATTCCAGGTAAACCTGGCATTATATGATAGCATACTTTTAAACCAGCGTCTTTAGCTATTCTAGTAGCCTCCACTACGTCGCTTACAGTATGTCCTCTTTTTATAATATGGTAAACGTCATCGTAAATAGTTTGAACACCAATTTCCACCCGAGTCGCGCCCAATTCAAGCATCCTATCCACGTGCAGACTCTTACAGTAGTCTGGTCTGGTTTCAAACGTTATACCTACATTTTTAATGTGAGACTTTTCAGCGTTTAGCTTAGCTTCATTCAGGTTATTCGAATTAACACATGTTAACGCATCCAAACATCTTTTTATAAAGTAGCTTTGATAAGAGAAGTCTCTAGCTGGGAAGGTCCCCCCCATAATTATAAGTTCAACTTTATTAACAGGATGCCCGATTTGCTTAAGTTGTTTTAAACGCGCTTGCACTTGCATATATGGGTCGAAATTATTTTGAGCCCCTCTAAGCGCGGCTGGTTCACGACCGGTGTAGCTTTGAGGGGAACCTGAGCTTGGCCCTCCAGGACAGTATATACAGCGGCCGTGAGGGCATTCCGCCGGAGGTGACATCACCGCTATTACTGAAACTCCTGAAATAGAGCGCGCTGGTTTCACTATGAGAAGTTTTTTAACTAAGCCCTGGTTTTCTTCCCCTAGAAGAGATAGAAGAGCTGAATTAGATGGGACCTGTTTTAACCCGTATTTCTCACATACCTCTCTTTTAATTTTCTCAACAGTTTGCCGATCAACACCTTTAGATCTTGAAATTTTTTCAAGTATCTCGTTGCAAACCGCTCTCTGAATATCCAAAACTTTCACCGCTAAAAATATATTTAATTTTGAAAATTAAGCCAGCGCTAAACTGAATAGTGTATTATAAAAATTAGAGCGGACTCTATGTTAACAAAAATTAGACACGCTGACCTGGTTGAATATTATTAACTACTCTTTTAACATAGTTTATTCTATTTCTCCTCCTTGGAATAGGAGTAGGAACTACTTTAGCCTGCACTTTCGGAGTCTGAGATCTTACTTTACCAGCCTTCGTCAACGAGCCGTGAGAGCCTGGCATTAAAAACACACCTCCAAACTATAATCTAGATAATCAACCGTAGATTAATTATTTAAACATATATACTTTTCTACAAGCGTTAGAAGCGATGTTGAAGTAAAATTAAGAGTTGAAATCTGATTTTCAAATAATTTCTATTTCAATATATACGTTGTTAGGAACTCTTATCCTCATGATCTGTCGCATAGTTCTTTCATCTGAATCTATGTCGATAAGCCTCTTATGAATTCTCATCTCCCATGTCTCCCAAGTATGAGAGCCCTGACCGCAAGGCGTTTTTCTAACAGGAACCCTTAAACGCTTTGTAGGAAGTGGGATAGGGCCTGTGATATTAACTCCGGTTCTCTGAGTTATCGCTTTAACTTGAGCACAGATATTTTCCAGCGCTTTTTGATCTGTGCTACTTAATCTGATGCGAGCTCTTTGAGGCATAATTATTGCTCTCCTCTAAGTTTAGCAGTAGTGAAATAGAATAACTTGCTTTTAAATTTTATGATGAAAGTTCAACTCTTCTAGGATTCGAAGATAATTCCTTAGGAAGCTGATATTTTTCATATTCAAGTTTGTAAGCTAATTTTAAAGAAACCTTAACTCTATAAAAAGTTTTATAGTATGATATTCTCATGTAAACTTTATTCTCGAATATTTTTATTTTACTACTTAAACAGATGAGCATCACCCCGGTTAAGGAGAGATAAACGTAAGCCCAGGGTAGTTTAAACCCGTTGATTTCAAAGTATCCTGTTGGGAAAACAGGTGCAACGTAATAGCCGTAGTGGGGGTCGATGAAAGGGACGCCTGCTACAGATCCGAGAACACCCTCGGAGAAACTGAATAATCCTGCGAATGATATAGCAAGGAAGTCCTCTAACATAAATCCGATTACGACTATACCTCCTACGATTAGACTTAGTTTAATAAATCTTTTTTTAATCAGCCCGGTATCTCTTTCAAAGTGTTTCGCAGCTGTATATATTACTATAGAAATAGCTGTGAAATGGGAGAGCACTAGAAAAGTCCAGTATTCAACCCCGTAAGCCCATTTCACAGAGCTTTCAAACCTCGCATATAAAACCACCCATAACAGATATGCTAACGCGAATGTTAAAATAAATCTACGCTCCCTTGCATCAATCGATGAAAAATTACTCTGGTTTACCACGTAAACGTTTTTATTCACTAGGTATATTTAAAAGTTTTATGTTCGAGTAATAGAATGGCGGCGATTGCTTTGAGGATAGGATTACTCTTCGATAATATGGGTGTGGAGGAGGAGCTTTTCTTAAAATCTAATAAGGAAATTGAGAGAGTTAACTCCGATCACTTAATTTTAGATTTAAAGAATAGCTTCGAATATGATGTTATCATTAACCGTATAGAGTCTAAGCATCGTAGAAGAAGGTTAACGAAGGTTATTGAATCATACGGCTGTAAAGTTATTAACAGTTTTGGCGTTGAAGAAGTTTGCAGCAGCAAATTCGATACTAAAATAGCGCTAACACTTAAAAATACCCCTACTAGTAGAGCTGTTTTCAAACCCGGTTTCCCGTTCAAAAAAAAGGGGGACCGATATGTTAAACAGCTCACCGAATTAAATAAATTAAAAAACATTATTAAAACGCTTAAACCCTGCATTATCAAGCCTGATCTTGGAAGCAGAGGGAGGTCAATAATCTATATAAAAGATGAAAACGATTTAGAAAATAAAATTAACACTTATGAAGAAACCCAGAATATCCCTGACGCATTCAAACCCACACTAATCACACTTGACGGCATGTTAATAGAAAGCTTCCAGCCTCACGCTCTTGATTTAAGAGTTGTAGTCTATAAACCGTTTAAAAACCCTGTGAAAATCTTCGGAACACTTATCAGAGCTGCACCAAGCGAAGAGGTTATCGCTAAAAACACATCGCTAGGAGGTTATCCAATAGGTGTTGAGACGCCGCGTGCAGTAGAGGAATTAGTGTTTAAATGTGTTCAAGCACTCGAAGCCTATATAAAAATGATGTACGGTAAACACCCAGAATATTACATTCTAGGAGTGGATGTTCTACCTTCGAATAAAAACTTACAAGAGAGAAGCGAAGTATACAACAGTATCATGAAGCTTAAACCCTATTTTGAGTCAGTTAATAGAGCTAAAAAAACAGGGAGCACTATTGAAATAGATAAAGCTTTCAGCGAATACAAGAATAGCGTGGAATACTTTAAAGCTCAGGAGACATGTCTTAAATATATTGAAAGCAGCGAGCTTCTTATCACAGAGGTTAACACCACCCCGGATTTTGGAATAAATACTAGAAATCTTGTAGGAGACCTCACAGCATGCTATAATGAGATAATAAGATCTCTTTTTTAGAAAACTTTAGTAAAAAAAATATCTAAGTAAACTTTTAAGTTACCGCATAGAATAAGCTTAAAAATCGAATTTTAAAACATAAAACATTTAAAAATAAACATAAAAAATAGAAAAGATTTACTTCTTAGGAACAACTTCTTCAACCATGCCGACTGCAACCGTTGTACCCATATCCCTGACTGCGAATCTACCTAATTGAGGAATATCTCTGAGACGCTCGATAACGAATGGTCTGATCGGAACCATTCTGACAATCACACCTTCACCTTTCTTTACGAAATCTGGTTTCTCCTGTATCACAGCACCGGTCTTAGGATCGAATTTACTAATAAGCTCTTCAAATTTGCAAGCCACCTGCGCTGTGTGAGCGTGCACTACAGGCGTGTAACCTGCAGCTATCGCTGTAGGATGGTTAAGTATTAGTACACGCGCTTTGAATTCTTGTACTACTGTAGGCGGATTATCTATATGCCCGCAGACGTCTCCGCGTTTCACATCCCCTTTAGCTAGACCTCTCACGTTAAACCCGATGTTATCACCAGGCTCAGCTTTCTCTAAACGCTCATGATGCATTTCAATAGATTTAACCTCGCCTGTTTTACCTGCTGGTTGAAATATCACTTTATCACCGACTTTT comes from the Candidatus Odinarchaeum yellowstonii genome and includes:
- a CDS encoding thiamine pyrophosphate-dependent enzyme, with the protein product MKDNPFDIKNIDIAWCPGCGNYNILKILKDTLLELEIKPEKLVIVSGIGQAAKTPHYLKANVFNGLHGRALPAATAIKAVNPTLTVIAESGDGDMYGEGGNHFIHTIRRNPDITNIVHNNMVYGLTKGQASPTSLINFKTPIQVEGVFNEPFNPLAVAIALDASFVARVFAGDYEDTKKIIKKAIKHKGYALIDVFQPCVTYNKLNTYQWFKENTYYLDESHDVYNRVEAFKKAIEKGKYPLGIFYINPDKKPFEENLAPYKNSSIPLVERELDKIKLIELIKSKKNS
- a CDS encoding polyprenyl synthetase family protein → MKDEEFTAILNSESSKTGKTIQQFLEERATEASSLSEENKEFYLNLEEFIMRGGKRLRPIAFIMAYKGVNGRLDDKIYLPSISIELLHNATLVHDDIIDHDTMRRGGPTFHTKYTQLYTGIASDPADFGLSVGILGGNILFNLGVEAILKSDFENDRKLKALKLYTDGFREVVEGVFLESAMVIRRSSSEKEYLTMIRLKTSSLFEKGILMGATLAGANEKIIDALSTYAIRTGQAFQIQDDILGVFGVEEVTGKPSDSDIKEGKMTLLRIKLLEVCNHNERDKINKIYGNRNACEKDIEYLRKLLIEKNVLGYCQKLSATLSDEAINSLERVKGEFTSDAIEFFIKLSEFVINRKK
- a CDS encoding molybdopterin-binding protein, whose product is MLNTNSQWLSKNITKLGGSVKRIYTIGDSVEEISDIIKYIINRRPEYLIISGGLGPTFDDKTLQGLAVALNKRLIINKTALESVQEKYRKLYSKGLIKTGVLLKSRIKMAELPEGAEPLENPVGTAPAVKIEYESVKIYCLPGVPEELKAIFAKHIAPLLKKELNGIKYYERSISVEGVAESEISDEIEIIMNEVKQVYIKSHPQAYEGGCRLRICLSTKGDRNAVKILKKASEMVEEAVKKLGGRVLEGEDR
- a CDS encoding tRNA uridine(34) 5-carboxymethylaminomethyl modification radical SAM/GNAT enzyme Elp3; the protein is MKVLDIQRAVCNEILEKISRSKGVDRQTVEKIKREVCEKYGLKQVPSNSALLSLLGEENQGLVKKLLIVKPARSISGVSVIAVMSPPAECPHGRCIYCPGGPSSGSPQSYTGREPAALRGAQNNFDPYMQVQARLKQLKQIGHPVNKVELIIMGGTFPARDFSYQSYFIKRCLDALTCVNSNNLNEAKLNAEKSHIKNVGITFETRPDYCKSLHVDRMLELGATRVEIGVQTIYDDVYHIIKRGHTVSDVVEATRIAKDAGLKVCYHIMPGLPGMSFERDLKMFIELFENDCFKPDMLKIYPCLVLEGTELYNMWRNNQYHPYTTEQLIELLLKVMEMLPPWVRVQRFQRDIPAGLITAGNKKSDLRALLLDRMDELNIKTNEIRYREVGHQLTRYGKKPKLEQVELKIHSYEASEGVEIFLSYEDVVEDILIGFLRMRIPSSKAYRPEVKTSKTALIRELHIFGPELEVGRPPLYEWQHRGYGKSLIAEAELLAEEVFECSRILVTSGLGVREYYRRLGYTPLGPYMCKEFS
- a CDS encoding 30S ribosomal protein S30e — encoded protein: MPGSHGSLTKAGKVRSQTPKVQAKVVPTPIPRRRNRINYVKRVVNNIQPGQRV
- the rpsJ gene encoding 30S ribosomal protein S10, which gives rise to MPQRARIRLSSTDQKALENICAQVKAITQRTGVNITGPIPLPTKRLRVPVRKTPCGQGSHTWETWEMRIHKRLIDIDSDERTMRQIMRIRVPNNVYIEIEII
- a CDS encoding ASKHA domain-containing protein translates to MGRLFVRKADGDTVELEFKKGETILSCLQRNSVYLNAVCNGKGKCLKCKVKLQDAKSSAREYEGKMVLACQTKLVEDTWIEIPFSSSLPTVKMKLGYEPDIPINSSIKKISLRISLDNFKERRRNEIKILEELNKHGLNVIEFNPSIKDTLLPLLNVCKGDVTVTVRGNQIIHLEKGENSEAYGAAVDIGTTQISVFLVNLQTGFIIDFISEVNKQTMFGGDVITRLSYILSNQDNLSRLQTTILNQIQNIIEKLIKNNRVNPNHLYEIVIVGNTLMTHIFYGLDPSGLAKYPYKPAETGAKEINARHYISNINYLAKIYTPPPISGYIGPDITADLLSSEMYKTNKNILLMDIGTNTEIILKYNRKFYGCSTPSGPALEGGHIKYGMRAEKGAIEAIYIDPDTLKIDYKIIGGGEPEGLCGSGIIDAIVELFKVGAVKNDGSINGDHKLAAKLNSEKVIIIATKLNGEKITLSQSDIREIQKAKAAIQAGYSTLLKYVNTDLNQLDEVIIAGSFGFHINPDSGRAIGVIPPVDDLKLKFMGNLAGSGARILLKNADTRKICERIVESVEYVELGTIKYFQDIWLRSLYLSKNQGG
- a CDS encoding 2-oxoacid:acceptor oxidoreductase subunit alpha, with protein sequence MSNNLFTTPQKDVSIVLCGEAGQGIQTLEFFLTRIFKISGYHVYATKEYMSRIRGGSNSTQIRVSSDYVRAPVKRMDIFIPLDGKALKHLEKHITSNTVIIGDKANLKTELKLYDIPLTKISTEIGGKIYENMIAVGVISKLFKVNLQTLEDYLKNYFAKKGTEIVEKNIKAVKAGYDEAERLFKNSEINVIKNPDVKDHIVLNGAEAVALGAIAGGCNFIAAYPMSPSTNVFVFLAQHASTFNIIVEQAEDEISAINMAEGAWYAGARAMVSTSGGGFSLMTEGLSLAGMIESPLVIHLAQRPGPATGLPTRTEQADLNLALYAGHGEFPRAVFTPGSIEDAFYLTQKAFNLADKFQIPVFVLTDQYLIDSYYDIPELNLSELNIEKHVIKTSRDYKRYLLTASGVSPRGIPGYGDGVVVVDSDEHDEEGHITEDLDLRTKMVDKRLRKIKLIEKETLPPELHGAEQYKYLLIGWGSTYNSIIEALKNLNRKDAALLFFKQAYPVHSITSKYLEKAEKIIFIENNATCQFGRLIQQATGYKSENRILKYNGLPFTVEELVEKIEEIIGA
- a CDS encoding MoaD/ThiS family protein, with translation MGESEVAVELPGARYKLQQLLDLITSTRLKKARKILLEQINKGRIKIVINGRLVNSAQLNEFQLEDGDRIVFLPPFGGG
- a CDS encoding corrinoid protein, which gives rise to MSDNWDNEIIEAMMSLDEDSLINKVESALSGGISPLEILRKAITKGMQIVGEKYESGEFFLMHLMAIGEAVKNVMDKLLLPALQREGVKESGSEGTVVIGTVEGDIHDIGKNIVASMLLTAGFEVIDLGKDVNCDVFIQKAIEKKADIIAASALLSTTMIGQKKLIEELKKRNIRDRFKILIGGAPTSPAWAEEIGADGYAKDAVEAVKVAKHLLKKARDIEKKV